Proteins encoded within one genomic window of Armatimonadota bacterium:
- a CDS encoding PLP-dependent transferase: MSKTDLDLDTLMVFLGSRPEPLHGAVIPPIYQSSTFAQQAPGEYGEYDYTRTDNPTRTVLQQTLAALEGAQYGLAFSSGMAAVDAIMSLLKSGDHMLAVDDIYGGTYRFIVDVLIPRGIEVDFVDMKDEGNVRRTIKPNTRMIWFESPTNPLLNLIDIEMIVAVAREHELISAIDNTFLPYYQQPLALGVDLVMHSLTKYINGHSDVIMGCLMTNDDGLYEKLKNLQNAMGGTPSPFDCFLVQRGMKTLPIRMQRHEQNARAVAEFLAQHNRVEEVLYPGLKTHPQHELACKQATGFGGVLSFRLAADMAGTAKFLQATNLFVLAVSLGGVESLIEQPSTMTHYEMPAEVRESVGITDSLIRVSVGIESADDLIADLDQALDCI, from the coding sequence ATGAGCAAAACCGATCTAGATCTCGACACGTTGATGGTGTTTCTCGGGTCGCGGCCGGAGCCGTTGCACGGTGCAGTCATTCCGCCGATCTATCAGTCGAGCACGTTTGCGCAGCAGGCGCCCGGCGAATACGGCGAGTACGACTACACGCGCACCGACAACCCGACGCGCACCGTCTTGCAACAGACGCTTGCCGCGCTTGAGGGTGCGCAGTACGGTCTGGCGTTCAGCTCTGGGATGGCCGCTGTCGATGCGATCATGAGCCTGTTGAAATCGGGCGACCACATGCTTGCGGTCGACGACATCTACGGCGGTACGTACCGGTTTATCGTCGATGTGCTGATCCCGCGCGGGATCGAAGTTGACTTCGTCGATATGAAAGACGAGGGGAACGTGCGCCGGACGATCAAGCCTAATACGCGCATGATCTGGTTCGAGTCGCCGACAAACCCGCTGCTCAACCTGATCGACATCGAGATGATCGTGGCGGTTGCTCGCGAGCACGAGTTGATCTCGGCTATCGACAACACGTTCTTGCCGTACTACCAGCAGCCGCTCGCGCTCGGGGTCGACCTTGTCATGCACTCGTTGACGAAGTACATCAACGGCCACTCCGACGTGATCATGGGCTGCTTGATGACGAACGACGACGGGCTTTATGAGAAACTCAAGAACCTTCAGAACGCGATGGGCGGTACGCCGTCTCCGTTCGACTGCTTTCTGGTGCAGCGCGGCATGAAGACGCTTCCGATCAGGATGCAGCGGCACGAACAGAACGCTCGCGCGGTTGCTGAGTTCCTCGCACAACACAACCGGGTTGAAGAGGTGCTGTACCCCGGTTTGAAAACCCATCCGCAGCACGAACTCGCGTGCAAACAAGCGACAGGGTTCGGGGGCGTTCTTTCGTTTCGTTTGGCGGCAGATATGGCCGGGACAGCGAAGTTCCTACAGGCAACAAACCTGTTCGTCCTCGCGGTCTCCCTCGGCGGCGTCGAGAGCCTGATTGAGCAGCCGTCGACGATGACCCACTACGAAATGCCTGCCGAAGTCAGGGAGTCCGTCGGGATCACGGACAGCCTGATTCGCGTCTCCGTCGGGATCGAGTCGGCCGACGACCTGATCGCGGATTTGGACCAGGCGTTGGACTGTATTTGA
- a CDS encoding peptidyl-prolyl cis-trans isomerase, translating to MSELRLPALALLLSCLTTAFAQVDAERVVATVNGEPITGRIYYARMEVLPGVGQIGPGNSFVPIVPGYLTLQRIIDEMLLVQLAEERGVAPTEAEIDAEIELRMEEDPDVIAQLLALGFTEADYRYNVILQLSQFKIESQGITITDFQVEKQYEGNRLNYTLPKRYHLRLLRVDSEDAKPAADAALAEGKSFEDVATEFSSDISRFQGGDIGQIAERDMQPVVRDALLETLEGGVTKWLNQGGVWLRFKIEEILPAETLELDERLRRRIREQMMLESGRAKNNILLLMREIRKKAVLDFKGHPFADELTEHFKIGG from the coding sequence ATGTCCGAATTGCGACTGCCGGCTTTAGCGCTGTTACTTTCTTGCTTGACGACCGCGTTTGCACAGGTAGATGCTGAGCGGGTCGTTGCCACCGTGAACGGAGAGCCGATAACCGGCCGCATCTATTACGCGCGAATGGAGGTGCTGCCTGGTGTCGGGCAGATCGGCCCCGGCAACAGCTTCGTCCCGATCGTCCCAGGGTATTTGACGCTCCAAAGAATCATCGACGAGATGCTCCTGGTCCAACTTGCTGAGGAGCGCGGCGTCGCCCCAACCGAGGCCGAGATCGATGCAGAGATAGAGTTGCGCATGGAGGAGGACCCGGATGTGATCGCGCAGTTGCTGGCGCTCGGATTCACCGAGGCCGACTACCGGTACAACGTGATTCTGCAATTATCGCAGTTCAAGATCGAATCGCAGGGCATCACGATCACCGACTTTCAGGTGGAGAAGCAGTACGAGGGCAACCGCCTAAACTACACGCTGCCAAAGCGCTACCATCTCCGGCTGCTCCGAGTCGACAGCGAGGACGCGAAGCCGGCAGCCGATGCAGCATTGGCCGAGGGGAAGTCGTTCGAAGACGTCGCCACAGAGTTCAGCAGCGACATTTCCCGGTTCCAGGGCGGCGACATCGGTCAAATAGCAGAACGGGATATGCAGCCAGTCGTTCGAGACGCGCTCTTGGAAACGCTCGAAGGCGGGGTTACCAAGTGGCTGAATCAAGGCGGCGTCTGGCTGAGGTTTAAGATCGAAGAGATCCTGCCAGCCGAAACGCTAGAGTTGGACGAGAGGCTGAGGCGGCGAATCAGGGAACAGATGATGCTCGAGAGCGGGCGTGCGAAGAACAACATCCTCTTGCTCATGCGTGAGATTAGGAAGAAGGCCGTTCTCGATTTCAAAGGCCATCCTTTCGCCGACGAACTGACGGAACACTTTAAGATCGGTGGTTGA
- the mazG gene encoding nucleoside triphosphate pyrophosphohydrolase, producing MVDAAQALRSLDLEGSYQVHTAPQLLSIDQRAHQVFCGFGGHESELHAALRRRFPGTHSIWLCAADGVRSQITVADLETTLILDRQVVVSAVESDHAGGLYGLVWVVDRLLGPGGCPWDQEQTHESLKKHLVEEVYELIDAIDRQDEHGMKEELGDVLLQPIMHAQMQSLAGNWHIDDVAADITEKLIRRHPHVFGEGDAKTSDDVLQHWDRIKSEEKGGESRSVLGGVPQAMPALLRAHELSVRAARAGFEWPDIDSVWKKFDEERNELRGAIQSGEDESITDEVGDLLFTVVNLARWLGVEPEDALRRMLDRFAARFAWMERSAQRQLADLSAEEWDKLWESAKKEAL from the coding sequence GTGGTTGATGCCGCACAGGCCCTGCGGTCGCTCGACTTGGAGGGCAGCTACCAAGTCCATACCGCGCCACAGCTGCTGTCCATCGATCAGAGAGCGCATCAGGTTTTCTGCGGATTTGGCGGACACGAGTCGGAGTTGCATGCAGCGCTTAGACGTCGGTTTCCTGGCACGCACTCCATTTGGCTGTGCGCGGCGGACGGCGTTCGCTCGCAGATCACCGTCGCGGACCTAGAGACGACTCTCATTTTGGATCGGCAAGTCGTAGTGTCGGCGGTTGAAAGCGATCATGCCGGGGGGCTGTACGGGTTGGTCTGGGTCGTGGACCGCCTGCTCGGCCCCGGCGGGTGTCCGTGGGATCAAGAGCAAACGCACGAGTCGTTGAAAAAGCACTTGGTGGAAGAGGTGTACGAACTGATCGACGCGATTGACAGACAGGACGAGCACGGAATGAAAGAGGAGCTCGGCGACGTTCTGCTACAGCCGATCATGCACGCGCAGATGCAGTCTCTCGCTGGCAACTGGCACATCGACGACGTGGCTGCGGACATCACGGAGAAGTTGATCAGACGGCATCCACACGTGTTCGGCGAGGGCGACGCCAAGACTTCGGATGACGTGCTTCAGCACTGGGATCGGATCAAGAGCGAAGAGAAGGGGGGCGAAAGCCGCTCTGTGCTCGGGGGAGTGCCGCAGGCGATGCCGGCGCTCCTGCGGGCGCACGAACTCAGCGTGCGCGCTGCAAGGGCAGGGTTCGAGTGGCCGGATATTGATTCTGTTTGGAAGAAGTTTGACGAAGAGCGAAACGAGTTGCGCGGTGCCATCCAGTCGGGTGAAGACGAATCGATCACCGACGAGGTCGGCGACCTTCTGTTTACGGTCGTCAACCTCGCGCGGTGGCTTGGAGTCGAGCCGGAAGACGCGCTGCGCAGGATGCTCGATCGGTTTGCCGCGCGGTTTGCATGGATGGAGAGATCAGCCCAACGGCAGCTGGCCGATCTGTCGGCAGAGGAATGGGATAAGCTCTGGGAGAGCGCGAAGAAGGAAGCTTTATGA
- a CDS encoding S1/P1 nuclease — protein MKMTSRCTIVAALTVVAATASAWSDAGHGAIVFLAYRHLTPEVRAKVDVLLKVGVDKKYAPLEMAAIWADATRTDENGPWHYINVHFRTDGKPVTNQALEENVVWAIDRFTKQLADATLTEEQRADALRYVLHFVGDAHQPLHNVARDTERYPNGDRGGNEFAIKPGNGLPSWTTNLHRVWDSGCGAFALPMRAGEEGFVERAEELADVLAGFHAREDLDADVRNLDPKAWIRVGSAIAITSAYVTEEGGTPSTLYLRSGQRICMRRAALAAYRLAEILNIALAD, from the coding sequence ATGAAGATGACCTCAAGATGCACGATCGTTGCAGCCCTGACAGTTGTTGCAGCAACGGCGAGCGCATGGAGCGACGCTGGGCACGGGGCGATCGTATTTCTTGCGTACAGGCACCTAACGCCCGAGGTGCGAGCCAAGGTCGATGTACTTCTAAAGGTCGGCGTCGATAAGAAGTACGCGCCGTTGGAGATGGCCGCGATCTGGGCCGACGCGACGCGTACAGACGAGAACGGCCCGTGGCACTACATCAACGTGCACTTTCGCACCGACGGCAAACCGGTCACGAATCAGGCCTTAGAGGAGAACGTCGTTTGGGCGATCGATCGATTTACGAAACAGTTGGCCGATGCCACGTTGACAGAAGAGCAACGCGCTGATGCTCTTCGCTACGTCCTCCATTTTGTCGGCGACGCGCACCAGCCGCTGCACAACGTGGCCAGGGACACAGAGAGATATCCGAACGGCGACCGAGGTGGCAACGAATTTGCGATCAAGCCTGGGAACGGGCTACCGAGCTGGACGACTAACCTTCATCGGGTTTGGGATTCGGGATGCGGAGCGTTCGCGCTGCCGATGAGGGCGGGGGAAGAAGGCTTCGTCGAACGAGCGGAAGAGTTGGCGGACGTCCTCGCCGGATTTCATGCTCGCGAGGACCTCGATGCGGACGTACGAAACCTCGATCCGAAGGCTTGGATTCGCGTAGGCTCGGCGATTGCGATTACGTCGGCGTACGTCACGGAGGAGGGCGGTACGCCAAGCACTCTGTATCTCAGGAGCGGACAGAGAATCTGTATGCGCCGAGCGGCGTTGGCGGCGTATCGCCTAGCGGAAATCTTAAATATCGCGCTTGCGGATTAA
- a CDS encoding N-acetylmuramic acid 6-phosphate etherase, giving the protein MSTESRHPRSIGLDKMTALEVVRLMNEEERTVIRALNKAEDAIAKAAEWAAKAYQSGGRVIYVGAGTSGRIAATDAAEMPPTFGVPDDRFIAIVAGGPEAGKMPAESSEDIEHTAIQALNALDLSPKDLVIGIAASGRTPFVLAALRHAKQKGVRTCGIANNSGTPIFEIVDLGVFLDTGPEILTGSTRLMAGTAQKLALNRISTIAMVLSGKVIENLMVDVAPTNAKLKERCVRIVRDLSTLSDQEARRLLERHNWNVRDVLAAVRKIQAPV; this is encoded by the coding sequence ATGAGTACTGAATCAAGACACCCACGATCGATCGGCCTGGACAAAATGACTGCTCTAGAAGTGGTGCGGCTAATGAACGAAGAGGAGCGCACAGTCATCCGTGCTCTCAACAAGGCCGAAGACGCGATTGCCAAGGCGGCCGAGTGGGCGGCGAAAGCGTATCAGTCTGGCGGTCGCGTGATCTACGTGGGTGCGGGTACTAGCGGAAGAATCGCCGCAACCGACGCAGCAGAGATGCCCCCGACTTTCGGCGTCCCTGACGACCGGTTTATCGCAATCGTTGCAGGAGGACCGGAAGCGGGCAAAATGCCTGCTGAATCGTCTGAAGACATCGAGCACACTGCGATTCAAGCGCTCAACGCGCTCGACCTTAGCCCGAAGGACCTCGTCATCGGCATCGCCGCGAGTGGCCGAACCCCCTTTGTGCTCGCTGCCCTAAGGCACGCAAAACAGAAAGGCGTCCGCACCTGCGGGATTGCGAACAACTCCGGGACGCCGATATTCGAGATCGTCGATCTCGGCGTCTTTCTCGACACGGGACCGGAGATTCTGACCGGCTCGACGCGGCTGATGGCGGGCACCGCCCAAAAACTCGCCCTCAACCGGATCAGCACGATCGCCATGGTTCTGAGCGGCAAAGTGATCGAAAACCTGATGGTCGACGTCGCACCGACGAACGCCAAGCTGAAAGAGCGCTGTGTTCGAATTGTGAGAGATCTCTCGACGCTCTCGGATCAGGAAGCGCGGCGACTGTTGGAGCGACACAACTGGAACGTCAGAGATGTTCTCGCCGCCGTCCGAAAAATTCAAGCGCCGGTTTAA
- a CDS encoding glycosyltransferase family 9 protein: MKRYTGAGVSEGSRIAVITNDALGNFVVATPLFQMLRSELSPQCIDYFGGTRIAELALGSDLIDRFVPLHGESPRGFADALTEPYDLVVNVEWTTWAKSAAAMLVGENGYVCGPCLDEEGRADLPFAEDDRGDLWRDQEWVSPEVTTRYPFLSTGFISEIFCRLAYLGGSIPAYRVRQQDPGGTVPDVLIAASASLQDKLWTVENWTAVVETMIKSGTTVGLLGAPPKSQKKYWLGADEELAIVSAGAIDLRGAFTLPEVVGALERCKLALTLDNGILHLACAAGAPTIGLYRHGIRRLWAPPHPGLQVLEAQAGETVASISLAAVQAEVEKFWH; encoded by the coding sequence ATGAAGCGATACACCGGTGCGGGGGTCTCCGAGGGGTCACGGATCGCCGTGATTACGAATGACGCGCTCGGAAACTTTGTCGTCGCAACCCCGCTCTTTCAGATGTTGCGCAGCGAACTAAGCCCCCAATGCATCGACTACTTCGGCGGGACGAGAATCGCAGAGCTTGCGCTAGGCTCCGATCTCATCGATCGCTTCGTTCCTCTGCACGGCGAATCGCCAAGGGGGTTCGCAGATGCCTTGACCGAGCCGTACGATCTCGTCGTGAACGTCGAGTGGACGACGTGGGCGAAGAGCGCTGCTGCGATGCTTGTAGGAGAGAACGGCTACGTCTGCGGGCCGTGCCTCGACGAAGAAGGCCGGGCCGACCTGCCGTTCGCCGAAGACGACCGCGGCGACTTGTGGCGGGACCAAGAGTGGGTCAGCCCTGAAGTCACGACCCGCTATCCGTTCTTGAGCACGGGGTTCATCAGCGAGATCTTTTGTCGATTGGCTTACCTGGGTGGATCAATCCCCGCGTACCGCGTGCGGCAACAAGACCCGGGGGGCACGGTTCCCGACGTCTTGATAGCCGCAAGCGCAAGCCTGCAAGACAAACTGTGGACCGTGGAGAATTGGACGGCCGTCGTCGAGACCATGATCAAGTCTGGTACGACGGTGGGGTTGCTCGGCGCGCCTCCGAAGAGCCAAAAGAAGTACTGGCTTGGAGCAGACGAAGAGCTGGCCATCGTCAGCGCCGGCGCGATCGATTTGCGCGGCGCGTTCACTCTTCCGGAGGTGGTCGGTGCGCTGGAGCGCTGCAAACTGGCCCTGACTCTCGACAACGGAATCCTGCACCTAGCGTGCGCCGCCGGAGCGCCGACGATCGGGCTGTACAGGCACGGCATCAGGCGGCTGTGGGCTCCCCCGCACCCAGGTCTTCAGGTCTTGGAGGCACAGGCTGGCGAAACGGTCGCCTCCATCTCGCTAGCAGCCGTGCAAGCAGAAGTTGAGAAATTCTGGCACTGA
- a CDS encoding DUF2089 domain-containing protein, with translation MPNDELPDIPTECPVSGKPLHVTELTCEESGVIIRGKFRLPDGAEMADEQRKFLSVFIRARGVISTVERELGLSYPTVRSKLDNLLKAMNLAPIKEDVKKSDDKKKTAAKKRKILKDLEDEKITAAQAKKKLQGLKE, from the coding sequence ATGCCAAACGATGAACTTCCTGACATCCCGACCGAGTGCCCGGTCAGTGGAAAGCCGTTGCACGTGACAGAGCTCACGTGCGAGGAGAGCGGCGTCATCATCCGCGGCAAGTTCCGGCTGCCGGACGGCGCAGAGATGGCCGACGAACAGCGGAAGTTCCTGAGCGTGTTCATCCGAGCGCGGGGAGTGATCAGCACGGTCGAACGAGAGCTCGGTTTGAGCTATCCGACGGTGCGATCAAAGTTGGACAACCTCCTGAAAGCGATGAATCTAGCTCCTATCAAGGAGGACGTGAAGAAGAGCGACGACAAGAAGAAGACGGCGGCAAAGAAGAGAAAGATTTTGAAGGATCTAGAAGACGAGAAGATTACTGCGGCGCAAGCGAAGAAGAAGCTACAGGGACTGAAAGAGTAA
- a CDS encoding DUF4097 family beta strand repeat protein produces the protein MKDEVRRIMQMVKDGKLSPDDAAELIEAFQGSEGSERVEGGNDSGAQAQPQEEQASEEEPASKDDRLSGFVAQLEKMGKEVADSVNWHDVAKQVRHGVNKGVDAIRKATDDMRKGKGPLAVFGAHESKTVELPLDVPEGKILRIEGEAGDIKITGGKKIGKIVATATFRGHNEEEARAKAEGYIPVLEESEQFVLLRQPDGSDFSVDLEISVAKGVPVELRVQSGDIRVVDTRSSCRVTSRSGDVYLRGMDGTIDVSLYSGDVKIEDSKSSVMTVETKSGDVTLTDVKGVMNLRTSSGDVRITRAAGRTLSVEAASGDVSIDVREPVQGAINVRTVTGDARVDIAGGSDAQVMLSTLRGAVSSGVELDDLQQEGLKITGKLGKGNGSIDISSVNGDVHLGLRDSGADG, from the coding sequence ATGAAAGACGAAGTCAGACGAATCATGCAGATGGTGAAAGACGGGAAGCTCAGCCCGGATGACGCCGCGGAGCTGATTGAAGCTTTTCAGGGCTCCGAGGGTTCGGAGCGTGTGGAAGGAGGAAACGACAGTGGGGCCCAAGCCCAACCTCAGGAGGAGCAGGCGTCGGAGGAGGAGCCTGCCTCTAAGGATGATCGACTGTCCGGCTTCGTAGCCCAACTGGAGAAGATGGGCAAAGAGGTCGCGGACTCGGTCAACTGGCACGACGTTGCCAAGCAAGTGCGTCATGGCGTCAACAAAGGCGTTGATGCGATACGCAAGGCGACGGACGACATGAGGAAGGGCAAGGGCCCGCTAGCGGTGTTCGGCGCGCACGAGTCGAAGACCGTGGAGCTCCCGCTCGATGTTCCCGAAGGCAAGATTCTGAGGATCGAGGGCGAGGCCGGCGACATCAAGATTACGGGCGGCAAGAAGATCGGAAAGATAGTCGCAACGGCGACTTTCCGCGGTCACAACGAGGAAGAAGCTCGGGCCAAGGCGGAGGGTTACATCCCTGTGCTCGAGGAGAGCGAGCAGTTCGTTCTGCTTCGCCAGCCCGACGGCAGCGACTTTTCAGTCGATCTTGAGATCTCGGTCGCAAAGGGGGTTCCGGTCGAACTGCGCGTTCAATCGGGCGATATCCGCGTCGTGGACACCCGCAGTTCGTGCAGGGTGACGAGCCGAAGCGGCGACGTTTACCTGCGCGGTATGGACGGTACGATCGACGTCTCGCTGTACTCCGGCGACGTGAAGATCGAAGACAGCAAGTCGTCGGTCATGACCGTTGAAACGAAGTCCGGAGACGTAACGTTGACAGATGTGAAGGGCGTGATGAACCTTCGGACTAGCAGCGGCGACGTCCGCATCACCCGCGCGGCCGGTCGGACTCTTTCGGTCGAGGCCGCGAGCGGAGACGTTTCGATCGACGTGCGAGAGCCGGTCCAGGGCGCGATCAACGTTCGTACGGTCACGGGCGACGCGAGAGTCGACATTGCCGGTGGCAGCGACGCACAAGTGATGTTGTCGACCCTGCGAGGAGCTGTATCCAGCGGCGTGGAGCTGGATGATCTTCAGCAAGAGGGCCTCAAGATCACGGGCAAGCTGGGGAAGGGCAATGGCTCGATCGATATCAGCTCGGTCAACGGCGACGTACACCTCGGCCTTCGCGACTCCGGCGCAGACGGTTAG